The following are encoded in a window of Leptospira selangorensis genomic DNA:
- the rfaD gene encoding ADP-glyceromanno-heptose 6-epimerase codes for MGMKRVVVTGGAGLIGSNIVRLLNEQGLSDILVVDHLGTSSKWKNLRGLEYTDYLEKEEFLQKVQTTDILKDYSHIFHLGACSSTTETDASYLIRNNYEYTKILAEESLRKKIQFLYASSAATYGEGQFGYDDKAPIHPLKPLNMYGYSKHMFDLYALRKGFLDKITGVKYFNIFGFGEAHKEDMRSVVLKGYEQILSEGKLKLFKSYRPDYKDGEQKRDFLYVKDAAKISLFLLENRKFGLYNVGRGQAETWNSLASALFKALGKSENIEYMEMPESLKAKYQYYTKAETQKLISSGYKEGFTDLETAIADYVDLLKKEE; via the coding sequence ATGGGAATGAAACGAGTAGTCGTTACCGGCGGGGCCGGACTGATCGGAAGTAATATAGTTAGACTTCTAAACGAACAAGGGCTTTCGGATATCCTTGTAGTAGACCATTTGGGTACTTCTTCCAAATGGAAAAACCTAAGAGGTTTGGAATATACTGATTATTTGGAAAAAGAAGAATTCCTACAAAAAGTCCAAACTACTGATATCTTAAAAGATTATTCTCATATTTTTCATTTGGGAGCTTGTTCTTCCACAACGGAAACGGATGCTTCTTATCTGATCCGAAACAATTATGAATATACCAAAATTCTAGCGGAAGAGTCTTTGCGTAAAAAGATCCAATTCTTATATGCTTCTTCTGCAGCCACATATGGAGAAGGGCAATTCGGTTATGACGATAAGGCGCCGATCCATCCACTCAAACCGCTGAATATGTATGGATACTCCAAACATATGTTCGATCTATATGCCTTAAGAAAAGGATTTTTAGATAAGATCACAGGAGTGAAATACTTCAATATATTCGGATTCGGAGAGGCTCATAAAGAAGATATGAGATCTGTAGTATTAAAAGGATACGAACAGATCTTATCCGAAGGAAAATTGAAATTATTTAAGTCTTATCGCCCGGACTATAAGGACGGGGAACAAAAAAGGGACTTCCTTTACGTAAAAGACGCTGCAAAGATCAGCCTATTTCTTTTGGAAAATCGTAAATTCGGTTTATATAATGTAGGAAGAGGGCAAGCAGAGACCTGGAATTCGCTCGCTTCCGCATTATTTAAGGCCTTAGGGAAATCGGAAAATATAGAATATATGGAAATGCCTGAGAGTTTAAAGGCAAAATACCAATATTATACGAAGGCAGAGACCCAAAAACTGATCTCAAGCGGTTACAAGGAAGGATTTACTGATTTGGAAACTGCGATTGCGGATTACGTGGATCTGTTAAAGAAAGAAGAATAA